A single genomic interval of Prionailurus viverrinus isolate Anna chromosome A2, UM_Priviv_1.0, whole genome shotgun sequence harbors:
- the MAP2K7 gene encoding dual specificity mitogen-activated protein kinase kinase 7 isoform X2, whose amino-acid sequence MAASSLEQKLSRLEAKLKQENREARRRIDLNLDISPQRPRPTLQLPLANDGGSRSPSSESSPQHPTPPARPRHMLGLPSTLFTPRSMESIEIDQKLQEIMKQTGYLTIGGQRYQAEIHDLENLGEMGSGTCGQVWKMRFRKTGHVIAVKQMRRSGNKEENKRILMDLDVVLKSHDCPYIVQCFGTFITNTDVFIAMELMGTCAEKLKKRVQGPIPERILGKMTVAIVKALYYLKEKHGVIHRDVKPSNILLDERGQIKLCDFGISGRLVDSKAKTRSAGCAAYMAPERIDPPDPTKPDYDIRADVWSLGISLVELATGQFPYKNCKTDFEVLTKVLQEEPPLLPGHMGFSGDFQSFVKDCLTKDHRKRPKYNKLLEHSFIKRYEMLEVDVASWFKDVMAKTESPRTSGVLSQHHLPFFR is encoded by the exons atggcggcgtccTCCCTGGAGCAGAAGCTGTCCCGCCTGGAAGCAAAGCTGAAGCAGGAGAACCGCGAGGCCCGGCGGAGGATCGACCTCAACCTGGATATCAGCCCCCAGCGGCCCAGGCCCA ccctgcagcTCCCGCTGGCCAATGATGGGGGCAGCCGCTCACCGTCCTCCGAGAGCTCCCCACAGCACCCCACACCCCCTGCCCGGCCCCGCCACATGCTGGGGCTTCCGTCAACCTTGTTCACACCCCGCAGCATGGAGAG CATCGAGATTGACCAGAAGCTACAGGAGATCATGAAGCAGACGGGCTACCTGACCATCGGGGGCCAG CGGTACCAGGCAGAAATCCACGATCTGGAGAACCTGGGCGAGATGGGCAGCGGCACTTGCGGCCAGGTGTGGAAGATGCGCTTCAGGAAGACGGGCCATGTCATTGCCGTCAAG CAAATGCGGCGCTCGGGGAACAAGGAGGAGAACAAGAGGATCCTCATGGACCTGGATGTGGTCCTCAAGAGCCATGACTGCCCCTACATCGTGCAGTGTTTCGGGACCTTCATCACTAAT ACAGACGTTTTCATCGCCATGGAGCTCATGGGCACGTGCGCTGAGAAGCTCAAGAAGCGGGTGCAGGGCCCCATTCCCGAGCGGATCCTGGGCAAGATGACGGTGGCG ATCGTGAAGGCGCTGTACTACCTGAAGGAGAAGCACGGCGTGATCCACCGTGACGTCAAGCCCTCCAACATCCTGCTGGACGAGCGGGGCCAGATCAAGCTCTGCGACTTCGGCATCAGCGGCCGTCTCGTCGATTCCAAGGCCAAGACGCGCAGCGCGGGCTGTGCCGCCTACATGGCA CCCGAGCGCATAGACCCTCCGGACCCCACCAAGCCAGACTACGACATCCGGGCCGATGTGTGGAGCCTTGGTATCTCCTTG GTGGAGCTGGCGACGGGACAGTTTCCCTACAAGAACTGCAAGACAGACTTTGAGGTCCTCACCAAAGTCCTGCAGGAAGAGCCCCCGCTCTTGCCCGGTCACATGGGCTTCTCGGGGGACTTTCAGTCCTTCGTCAAAGACTG CCTTACTAAGGATCACAGGAAGAGACCAAAGTATAATAAGCTACTT GAACACAGTTTCATCAAGCGCTACGAGATGCTGGAGGTAGACGTGGCATCCTGGTTCAAGGATGTCATGGCGAAGACCGAGTCACCGAGGACTAGCGGAGTCCTGAGCCAGCACCACCTGCCCTTCTTCAGGTAG
- the MAP2K7 gene encoding dual specificity mitogen-activated protein kinase kinase 7 isoform X1: protein MAASSLEQKLSRLEAKLKQENREARRRIDLNLDISPQRPRPIIVITLSPAPAPSQRAALQLPLANDGGSRSPSSESSPQHPTPPARPRHMLGLPSTLFTPRSMESIEIDQKLQEIMKQTGYLTIGGQRYQAEIHDLENLGEMGSGTCGQVWKMRFRKTGHVIAVKQMRRSGNKEENKRILMDLDVVLKSHDCPYIVQCFGTFITNTDVFIAMELMGTCAEKLKKRVQGPIPERILGKMTVAIVKALYYLKEKHGVIHRDVKPSNILLDERGQIKLCDFGISGRLVDSKAKTRSAGCAAYMAPERIDPPDPTKPDYDIRADVWSLGISLVELATGQFPYKNCKTDFEVLTKVLQEEPPLLPGHMGFSGDFQSFVKDCLTKDHRKRPKYNKLLEHSFIKRYEMLEVDVASWFKDVMAKTESPRTSGVLSQHHLPFFR from the exons atggcggcgtccTCCCTGGAGCAGAAGCTGTCCCGCCTGGAAGCAAAGCTGAAGCAGGAGAACCGCGAGGCCCGGCGGAGGATCGACCTCAACCTGGATATCAGCCCCCAGCGGCCCAGGCCCA TTATTGTGATCACTCTAAGCCCTGCTCCTGCCCCGTCCCAACGAGCAG ccctgcagcTCCCGCTGGCCAATGATGGGGGCAGCCGCTCACCGTCCTCCGAGAGCTCCCCACAGCACCCCACACCCCCTGCCCGGCCCCGCCACATGCTGGGGCTTCCGTCAACCTTGTTCACACCCCGCAGCATGGAGAG CATCGAGATTGACCAGAAGCTACAGGAGATCATGAAGCAGACGGGCTACCTGACCATCGGGGGCCAG CGGTACCAGGCAGAAATCCACGATCTGGAGAACCTGGGCGAGATGGGCAGCGGCACTTGCGGCCAGGTGTGGAAGATGCGCTTCAGGAAGACGGGCCATGTCATTGCCGTCAAG CAAATGCGGCGCTCGGGGAACAAGGAGGAGAACAAGAGGATCCTCATGGACCTGGATGTGGTCCTCAAGAGCCATGACTGCCCCTACATCGTGCAGTGTTTCGGGACCTTCATCACTAAT ACAGACGTTTTCATCGCCATGGAGCTCATGGGCACGTGCGCTGAGAAGCTCAAGAAGCGGGTGCAGGGCCCCATTCCCGAGCGGATCCTGGGCAAGATGACGGTGGCG ATCGTGAAGGCGCTGTACTACCTGAAGGAGAAGCACGGCGTGATCCACCGTGACGTCAAGCCCTCCAACATCCTGCTGGACGAGCGGGGCCAGATCAAGCTCTGCGACTTCGGCATCAGCGGCCGTCTCGTCGATTCCAAGGCCAAGACGCGCAGCGCGGGCTGTGCCGCCTACATGGCA CCCGAGCGCATAGACCCTCCGGACCCCACCAAGCCAGACTACGACATCCGGGCCGATGTGTGGAGCCTTGGTATCTCCTTG GTGGAGCTGGCGACGGGACAGTTTCCCTACAAGAACTGCAAGACAGACTTTGAGGTCCTCACCAAAGTCCTGCAGGAAGAGCCCCCGCTCTTGCCCGGTCACATGGGCTTCTCGGGGGACTTTCAGTCCTTCGTCAAAGACTG CCTTACTAAGGATCACAGGAAGAGACCAAAGTATAATAAGCTACTT GAACACAGTTTCATCAAGCGCTACGAGATGCTGGAGGTAGACGTGGCATCCTGGTTCAAGGATGTCATGGCGAAGACCGAGTCACCGAGGACTAGCGGAGTCCTGAGCCAGCACCACCTGCCCTTCTTCAGGTAG
- the PRR36 gene encoding proline-rich protein 36, which yields MRTRLRCWGCDRNATYTGEDQLPAWVHLAVAEAAVSTRSRLQSKARRRRHRGSPVDGPVAPTEQASRPPAAGRGERAPAKTPGPGSVSSPGRASGTTRLGTLAQKGLRPPAEEPVARGKAPETPRRSPLSAGARRDSSGPSPGAPSPATSRRSRAAGAEVGLPRAAPNARPRPPTEASRKSVSSTPQHGAAEPSPATRRRPSAGGGLQRPASRPLGSNATPLSSPARSGASPGGTPRAPGQPSQPSQPKAKGLQALRPRQSTPPRKSATPAPGFSPPIATPSPPGLTAQLAPPPQITGTPLPATLPPSPPTTPPPRSPTCPLATPPPLAPPSSAPLALQTLPSPPATPPSQAPPTHVGTSFLEASTSPTAASQASFSPSVSPPLQSMPPTQASPALPSLLTLPSPLATPPLSAPGSPATAPLPPATSLLQASLTPATSLLNPPSPQATPPLQDLSALTTPPPRTSPSLSPSPLQAMPYTVTTPPTQDTSLATYPLQTSPCPLTTLSLQGSPSLCSPFPLASPPLQAPPSLLDTPPPQTPPHLATPPPQASPSPTRFFTEVPPSLASPPLQAPSPLTTPPPQTPISLATPPLQATPPQAFLPVQAPPSLRAPLPPPASPPLQDPPTPLATPPPQAPPSLALPPLQVPPSPPTSPPPRTTPSPLATLSPQAPPSLVLPPLQASTLPLQAPPPPLATPPHQTPPSLALPPLQGPTLPLQAPPSPLATPPQAPPSLALPPLQVPPSPLDSPPLQAPRRPPTPGPDAPIPGPRLTLALAPAPPPPPSRSPSSTLSGPDLAGHSSSATSTPEELRGYDSGPEGGAAASPPADAELAACHPASWSRGPPPPLAVRSTPGAPLPWPPSAGSGSADGLCTIYEAEGPESATPAPDALDSGPGPGAGGGKVVAGAGAGATSRGAKPARLGELPLGALQASVVQHLLSRTLLLAAAEGAAGGSGGGPGVAGAGGVAGGARTALSDAELGRWAELLSPLDESRASITSVTSFSPDDVASPQGDWTVVEVETFH from the exons ATGAG GACACGGCTCCGCTGTTGGGGCTGCGACAGAAATGCCACGTACACAGGCGAGGACCAACTTCCTGCCTGGGTCCATCTCGCAGTGGCGGAAGCTGCAGTATCCACCAGGTCAAGACTACAATCAAAGGCAAGACGGCGGCGACACCGAGGGTCCCCAGTGGATGGCCCAGTGGCTCCCACGGAACAAG cctccaggcccccagctgcTGGGAGAGGGGAGCGGGCCCCTGCCAAGACCCCAGGCCCAGGCTCTGTCTCTAGCCCGGGACGTGCCAGCGGGACCACCAG GCTAGGCACTCTTGCGCAGAAGGGGCTTCGGCCCCCAGCTGAGGAACCCGTGGCCAGAGGAAAAGCCCCAGAAACACCAAGAAGGAGCCCGCTGAGCGCCGGGGCACGGAGAG ACTCTTCCGGGccctccccaggcgccccttccccagccacctCCCGTCGGTCCCGGGCTGCAGGAGCTGAAGTGGGTCTCCCTCGGGCAGCTCCGAATGCCCGGCCGCGGCCTCCGACCGAGGCCTCCAGGAAATCCGTGAGCAGTACCCCGCAGCATGGTGCCGCGGAGCCGAGCCCCGCCACCAGGAGGCGACCCAGCGCCGGCGGAGGTCTCCAGAGGCCAGCCTCACGCCCCTTAGGCTCCAACGCcactcctctgtcctcccctgcccgCTCCGGGGCCTCGCCGGGTGGAACACCCCGGGCTCCCGGGCAGCCCTCGCAGCCCTCGCAGCCCAAGGCGAAAGGGCTGCAGGCTCTACGCCCCCGCCAGTCCACACCCCCAAGGAAGAGCGCTACCCCCGCGCCGGGCTTTTCTCCTCCGATAGCCACACCCTCTCCACCCGGTTTGACTGCACAACTGGCACCGCCTCCGCAAATCACAGGCACTCCCCTGCCGGCCactctccctccatctccaccGACCACGCCCCCTCCTCGCTCTCCTACCTGCCCCTTGGCCACGCCCCCTCCCCTAGCCCCGCCTTCCTCTGCTCCACTCGCTCTGCAGACCCTCCCCTCTCCGCCGGCCACACCCCCCTCGCAAGCCCCACCCACACACGTGGGTACCTCTTTTCTGGAGGCATCCACCTCTCCTACGGCCGCTTCTCAGGCTTCATTCTCTCCATCCGTGTCACCCCCTCTGCAGAGTATGCCGCCAACCCAAGCTTCTCCAGCTTTGCCCTCTCTTCtaactctcccctctcccttggCCACACCTCCTCTGTCGGCTCCTGGATCACCAGCCACGGCTCCTCTACCACCAGCCACCTCCCTTCTACAAGCCTCTTTGACTCCAGCAACTTCTCTGCTGAATCCGCCCTCTCCCCAAGCCACACCCCCTCTGCAGGACCTTTCTGCTTTGACTACTCCCCCTCCACGGACCAGTCCTTCCCTATCTCCTTCCCCACTTCAGGCTATGCCCTATACAGTGACCACACCTCCCACGCAGGACACTTCTCTGGCCACATACCCTCTACAaacctctccctgccctctgaccACCCTCTCTCTGCAGGGTTCTCCTTCTCTATGCTCTCCATTTCCTTTGGCCTCACCACCGCTGCAGGCTCCGCCTTCTCTCCTGGACACGCCCCCTCCACAGACCCCACCTCATCTGGCCACACCCCCTCCACAGGCCTCTCCCTCTCCGACCCGGTTCTTTACAGAGGTCCCACCCTCTCTGGCCTCACCACCTCTGCAGGCACCTTCTCCCCTAACCACGCCTCCTCCACAGACTCCAATTTCCCTGGCCACACCCCCTCTACAGGCCACACCCCCTCAGGCCTTCCTCCCAGTTCAGGCCCCACCGTCTCTGCgggcccctctcccccctccggCTTCACCACCTCTGCAAGACCCTCCCACTCCCTTGgccactccccctccccaggctccacCTTCCCTGGCCTTGCCTCCTCTTCAggttcctccctctccccctacctCACCCCCTCCGCGGACAACTCCCTCTCCCCTGGCCACACTTTCTCCTCAGGCTCCACCTTCCCTGGTCTTGCCTCCTCTCCAGGCCTCTACGCTCCCTTTGCAggctcctcccccgcccctggccACGCCCCCTCACCAGACTCCACCTTCCCTGGCCCTACCTCCTCTGCAGGGCCCTACTCTCCCTTTGCAGGCTCCTCCCTCGCCCCTGGCCACACCCCCTCAGGCTCCACCTTCCCTGGCCTTGCCCCCGCTGCaggtccctccctctcccctggacTCACCCCCTCTGCAGGCCCCACGCCGCCCCCCGACCCCAGGTCCCGATGCCCCGATCCCGGGCCCACGGCTGACCCTGGCGCTGGCCCCGGCTCCGCCGCCACCGCCCTCCCGCAGCCCGTCCAGTACGCTGAGCGGCCCGGATCTGGCGGGCCACAGCAGCAGTGCCACCAGCACGCCGGAAGAGCTGCGCGGCTACGACAGCGGGCCGGAGGGCGGAGCCGCCGCCTCCCCTCCCGCCGACGCGGAGCTCGCCGCCTGCCACCCGGCCTCCTGGAGCCGAGGTCCCCCTCCGCCGCTGGCTGTCCGCAGCACCCCAG GAGCGCCTCTGCCTTGGCCTCCTTCTGCCGGGTCAGGCTCCGCTGACGGCCTGTGCACCATCTACGAGGCAGAGGGGCCCGAGTCGGCGACCCCCGCCCCAGACGCGCTGGATTCGGGTCCTGGGCCCGGCGCGGGTGGTGGGAAGGTCGTGGCTGGAGCAGGCGCGGGGGCGACCTCGCGCGGCGCGAAGCCGGCGCGCCTGGGCGAGCTGCCGCTGGGGGCGCTGCAGGCGAGCGTCGTGCAGCACCTGCTGAGCCGGACGCTGCTGCTAGCTGCGGCCGAGGGCGCCGCGGGCGGCAGCGGCGGTGGCCCAGGGGTTGCGGGGGCTGGTGGCGTCGCGGGGGGTGCCCGGACTGCGCTCAGCGACGCCGAACTGGGCCGCTGGGCTGAACTGTTGTCTCCCCTGGACGAGTCCCGCGCCAGCATCACCTCGGTCACCAGCTTCTCCCCGGACGACGTGGCTTCCCCGCAGGGTGACTGGACGGTGGTAGAGGTGGAGACCTTCCACTGA
- the LRRC8E gene encoding LOW QUALITY PROTEIN: volume-regulated anion channel subunit LRRC8E (The sequence of the model RefSeq protein was modified relative to this genomic sequence to represent the inferred CDS: inserted 1 base in 1 codon) has product MIPVAEFKQFTEQQPAFKVLKPWWDVLAEYLTVAMLMIGVFGCTLQVTQDKIICLPSHELRENFSEAPCQQLLPRGVSEQMGGLRAVSGLKNNLDLQQYSFINQLCYETALHWYAKYFPYLVVIHTLIFMVCTSFWFKFPGTSSKIEHFISILGKCFDSPWTTRALSEVSGENQKGPTTGRATATVEASAGSGKANEGEKEKVLVEPEKVVTEPPAVTLLDKKEGEQAKALFEKVKKFRVHVEEGDILYTMYIRQTVLKVCKFFAILVYNLVYVEKISFLVACRVETSEVTGYASFCCNHTKAHLFSKLAFCYISFVCVYGITCLYTLYWLFHRPLKEYSFRSVREETGMGDIPDVKNDFAFMLHLIDQYDSLYSKRFAVFLSEVSESRLKQLNLNHEWTPEKLRQKLQRNARGRLELALCMLPGLPDTVFELSEVEALRLEAICDVTFPPGLSQLVHLQELSLLHSPARLPFSLQIFLRDRLKVIRVKCEELREVPLWVFGLRGLEELHLEGLFPPELARAATLESLRELKQLKVLSLRSNAGKVPASVTDVAGHLQRLSLHNDGARLLALNSLKKLAALRELELVACGLERIPHAIFSLGALQELDLKDNHLRSIEEILSFQHCRKLVTLRLWHNQIAYVPEHVRKLRGLEQLYLSHNKLETLPTQLGLCSGLRLLDISHNGLRSLPPELGLLQSLQHLAVSYNALEALPEELFFCRKLRTLLLGYNHLSQLSPQVGALRALSRLELKGNRLEALPEELXNCVGLKRVGLLVEDTLYEGLPAEVREKMEEE; this is encoded by the exons ATGATTCCGGTGGCCGAGTTCAAGCAGTTCACGGAGCAGCAGCCCGCGTTCAAGGTGCTCAAACCCTGGTGGGACGTGCTGGCGGAGTACCTCACCGTGGCTATGCTCATGATCGGGGTCTTCGGCTGCACCCTGCAG GTGACACAGGACAAGATCATCTGTCTGCCCAGTCACGAACTCCGGGAGAATTTCTCAGAGGCCCCCTGCCAGCAACTGCTGCCTCGGGGCGTCTCCGAGCAGATGGGGGGCCTCCGGGCGGTAAGCGGCCTCAAGAACAATCTGGACCTCCAGCAGTACAGCTTCATTAACCAGCTCTGCTACGAGACAGCCCTCCACTGGTACGCCAAGTACTTCCCCTACCTGGTCGTCATTCACACGCTCATCTTCATGGTCTGCACCAGCTTCTGGTTCAAGTTCCCCGGCACCAGCTCCAAGATCGAGCACTTCATCTCCATTCTGGGCAAGTGTTTCGACTCTCCGTGGACCACACGGGCCCTGTCCGAGGTCTCTGGGGAGAACCAGAAGGGCCCCACCACCGGACGGGCGACAGCGACCGTGGAGGCCTCGGCGGGGTCGGGAAAAGCCAATGAGGGTGAGAAGGAAAAGGTGCTGGTGGAGCCCGAGAAGgtggtgactgagccaccagccgTCACCCTACTGGACAAGAAGGAGGGTGAGCAGGCCAAAGCCCTGTTTGAGAAGGTCAAGAAGTTCCGCGTGCACGTGGAAGAGGGGGACATCTTGTACACCATGTACATCCGGCAGACGGTGCTCAAAGTCTGCAAGTTCTTTGCCATCCTGGTCTACAACCTGGTCTACGTGGAGAAGATCAGCTTCCTGGTGGCCTGCAGGGTGGAGACCTCGGAGGTCACGGGCTACGCCAGCTTCTGCTGCAACCACACGAAGGCCCACCTCTTCTCCAAGCTGGCTTTCTGCTACATCTCCTTCGTGTGCGTCTATGGGATCACCTGTCTCTACACCCTCTACTGGCTCTTCCACCGGCCCCTCAAGGAGTACTCCTTCCGTTCTGTGCGGGAGGAGACGGGCATGGGTGACATCCCCGACGTCAAGAACGACTTTGCTTTCATGCTGCACCTCATCGACCAGTATGACTCCCTCTACTCCAAGCGCTTTGCCGTCTTCCTCTCCGAGGTCAGCGAGAGCCGCCTGAAGCAGCTCAACCTGAACCACGAGTGGACGCCCGAGAAGCTGCGGCAGAAGCTGCAGCGCAACGCCCGCGGCCGGCTCGAGCTGGCCCTCTGCATGCTCCCGGGGCTGCCCGACACCGTCTTCGAGCTCAGCGAGGTGGAGGCGCTCCGGCTGGAGGCCATCTGCGACGTCACCTTCCCCCCGGGCCTCTCGCAGCTGGTGCACCTGCAAGAGCTCAGCCTGCTTCACTCGCCCGCCCGGCTGCCCTTCTCCTTGCAGATCTTCCTGCGGGACCGCCTGAAGGTCATCCGGGTCAAGTGTGAGGAGCTCCGCGAGGTGCCCCTGTGGGTGTTCGGGCTGCGTGGCCTGGAGGAGCTGCACCTCGAGGGGCTCTTCCCCCCGGAGCTGGCTCGGGCGGCGACCCTCGAGAGCCTCCGGGAGCTGAAGCAGCTCAAGGTGCTGTCTCTGCGAAGCAATGCCGGCAAGGTGCCAGCCAGCGTGACCGACGTGGCCGGGCACCTGCAGCGGCTTAGTCTGCACAACGACGGGGCCCGCCTGCTGGCCCTGAACAGCCTCAAGAAGCTGGCGGCGCTGCGGGAGCTGGAGCTGGTGGCCTGCGGGCTGGAGCGCATCCCCCATGCCATCTTCAGCCTGGGGGCGCTGCAGGAACTTGACCTCAAGGACAACCACTTGCGGTCCATCGAAGAGATCCTCAGCTTCCAGCACTGTCGCAAGCTGGTCACGCTCAGGCTGTGGCACAACCAGATCGCCTACGTCCCCGAGCACGTGCGCAAGCTCCGGGGCCTCGAGCAGCTCTACCTCAGCCACAACAAGCTGGAGACCCTGCCCACCCAGCTCGGCCTGTGCTCTGGCCTCCGCCTGCTGGACATCTCCCACAACGGGCTGCGCTCCCTGCCGCCCGAGCTGGGCCTCCTCCAGAGCCTGCAGCACCTGGCTGTGTCCTACAACGCCCTGGAGGCCCTGCCGGAGGAGCTCTTCTTCTGCCGCAAGCTGCGGACGTTGCTCCTGGGCTACAACCACTTGAGCCAGCTCTCGCCCCAGGTGGGGGCCCTCAGGGCCCTCAGCCGCCTGGAGCTCAAGGGCAACCGCTTGGAGGCTCTGCCAGAAGAAC GCAACTGTGTGGGGCTCAAGAGAGTGGGGCTCCTGGTGGAGGACACCCTTTACGAGGGCCTGCCAGCGGAGGTGCGGGAAAAAATGGAGGAGGAATGA